The Paraflavitalea devenefica genomic interval TGCTGGATATCAAGATCATATTCCTCACTGTATTCAGTGAGAAAACACATAAGGCCGCCTTTTAAACAGCTTTACCCCTTATACCGTAGAATAAAAACGGGGCATTTAGCGATAAATGCCCTGTTGCCTTTTATGCCCTACCCACCCATCCTTCTCCCTGGTAATCAACATTTTTTCAACGGGCCGGGGGGTATTACTGTTAATACCTTAACTTCGCTCAATTTTTTGAACAATGACCTTGCTCATACAACAGGCTTACATTACAGATCCATCCTCACCTTTTCATGAATCCAGGCAGGATATACTTATTGAATCAGGCATTATTAAAGACATTCAATCCCGTATTGATGTAAAGGCCGGGCAGGTGATCGCCGGAGAAGGGCTCAACGTGTCGCCGGGTTGGGTGGATGTATTTGCCCAGTTTGCCGACCCTGGTTATGAATACAAGGAAACGCTGGAAACAGGCGCTGCCGCAGCAGCAGCCGGCGGCTATACGGATGTATTGGTCATCCCGAATACCAAACCGGTCATCGACAATAAAATACAGGCCGAATATATAACGCAGAAGTCCAAAAGCCTGCCGGTGAACGTATACCCCATCGGCGCTGTATCGAAGGGCACGGAAGGAAAAGACCTGGCAGAAATGTATGATATGCGCGCCAGCGGCGCTATAGCCTTCAGTGATGGCCTCCACCCTATCCAGAGTGCCGGGCTGCTCATGAAAGCCCTGCAGTATGTGAAAGCATTTGACGGGGTCATCATCCAGATACCCGACGATAAAAGTGTAGGCGCCAATGGGCTCATGCATGAAGGGATCATCTCTACCCAACTGGGCCTGCCGGGCAAGCCCATGATGGCAGAGGAACTGCTGGTGGCCAGGGATATCAAGCTGGCCCGTTATACCGATTCTAAACTGCATTTTACGGGGGTTACTTCTCCCCGCTCGCTGGAATATATCAGAAGGGCCAAAGAAGCAGGACTGGCCGTTACCTGTTCTGTAACACCTTACCACCTCTTCTTTACCGATGCCGACCTGCAGGAATACGATACCAATCTGAAAGTATATCCGCCCTTGCGCACGGCCCATGAAGTGGGCAAGCTGAAAAATGCCATCCTCGACGGTACTATTGACTGTATTGCCACGCACCACATGCCACATGAATATGACAGCAAGGTGCTGGAATTTGAATATGCCAAGTATGGCATGACGGGCCTGGAAACAGCCTATGCTGTACTAAAGACTGCCATGCCCGATGTACCGGAAAGAAAATGGGTGGAGCTGTTGAGCACCAATCCCCGTAAGATCTTCGGGCTGGAGCCCGTTTCCCTGCAAAAAGGGGCCCGCGCCTGTATTACGGTGTATGAACCGGCCGGGAAAACTACTGTGGAAGAAAAAGGGTTCCTGTCCAGGTCAAAGAACTCCGCCTTTATCGGCAAAACACTCAATGGAAAAGTACGGGGTGTTATTAATGGTGAAAAAATAAGTGTGAGCAGGTAAAACTATGCGTATGGAAACGACATCCCGGAAAAGCGCTACAGGCCCCCTCTTTGGTTTAATTGCCGGGGTAGTGATGTGTGGCTTCATTTTTATCCTGTACAAAGGAGGCCTGCAGCTTTACATGAGCAATACCGCCCGTGCGGGTTATGTGGCCATCATTGCTATAGCAGTGATAGCAGGGCTGCGTGAAAAGAAACGGAATGGCGGCTACCTGTCGCTGAGTGAAGGACTGAAAGTAATATTCATGGTGTTTGCACTGGGATCGCTGTTACAAACGGTCTTTACGCACATACTGCTTTCTTATGTTGACGTGCCTTTTGGGGAAGCGAGCAAACAACTGAGCATAGAAAGATATGTAGCCTTCATGAAAAGCACAGGCGCCAGTGAAAGCCAGGTAGAAGACTATATCAAAAACGCCAATGATCCTAAAAACGATACCTTCATGGCCACCCTGTTATCTTACTGCATCTTTTGCATAGGGTACTTTGTGGTATCGCTCATCATTGCGGCCATCATCCGGAAAAAAAGACCACCATTTGAAAATTCCTTTAACCAATAATATGGACCTTTCTATCGTAGTGCCATTACTCAATGAAGAAGAATCCCTGCCGGAATTGTGCGCCTGGATAGAACGGGTAGTGAATGAACACCACTATACCTATGAGATCATACTGATTGATGATGGCAGTACCGACAATTCCTGGGAAGTAATAGAAACCTTGTGCCAGGGCAATCCACGCATCAGGGGCATCCGCTTCCAGCGCAATTATGGTAAATCCGCTGCCCTGAATGAAGGCTTTAAAGCGGTACAGGGCAATGTGGTGATCACCATGGATGCCGATATGCAGGATAGCCCGGATGAAATACCCGGACTGTACCGCCTCATTGCAGATGATGGCTATGATATGATCAGCGGCTGGAAGAAAAAAAGATACGATAATACACTCACCAAGAATATCCCTTCCCGCTTTTTTAACTGGAGCACCCGCCGCATCTCGAAGATCCCGTTGCACGACTTTAACTGCGGGCTGAAATCCTATAAGCGGAAAGTGGTGAAGTGCATTGAGGTATATGGCGAAATGCACCGCTATATCCCTGTATTGGCTAAATGGGCCGGCTTCCGGAAGATCGGGGAAAAAGTAGTGGAGCACCGCAAACGTAAATATGGCACCACCAAATTTGGCTGGGACCGCTTTGTAAATGGCTTCCTCGACCTGGCTTCCATCATGTTTGTGAGCAAATACGGGAAACGTCCCATGCACTTCTTTGGACTGATAGGCAGTATCTTCTTCTTCATCGGGTTTGTAATGATCGTGATCCTGGTGATAGGAAGGATCACCGAACCCGGCACAGGACTTAGCAATCGCCCGCCTTTCTATATATCTTTAACATCCATGATTATAGGTATACAACTCTTCATGTCGGGCTTTTTGGGAGAGCTTATTGCCAGGAATGCGCCCGGCAGAAATGCCTATCTTATTGAAAAGAAAATAGGCATTGAGTAATGTCGCAGAAAAAAGTCATTATTATTGGTCCCGGCCATCCTTTACGCGGAGGCTTAGCCACTTTCAACCAGCGTTTGTGCAAACAATTCCTGGATGAAGGACACTCCTGCTGTATCTATTCCTTTTCCCTGCAATACCCTTCCTTCTTTTTTCCCGGCACCACGCAGTATTCATCTGAGCCGGCGCCACCAGGCCTGGAAATCTATTCCGTGATCAATTCCATCCATCCGCTCAACTGGATGCAGGTGGGCAATGCCATCAGAAGAATAAAACCTGATATTATACTCGTACGATACTGGCTGCCGCTGATGGGACCTGCCCTGGGCACCATACTCCGGCGGGTAAAAAAGAATAAACATACCCGCATTATCGCGCTTACAGACAATGTGATCCCGCACGAAAAGCGGCCGGGCGATATTCCTTTCACCCGCTACTTCCTGAAGTCCTGCGATGCATTCATTACCATGAGCGAAAAGGTGATGCAGGACCTGCGGCAGTTTGAACAAAGCAAACCGGCCCGCCTGGTGAACCACCCCCTGTACGACAGCTTTGGCGATGCTATTCCCAAAGAAACCGCCCGCCGGCACCTGGGTATTCCACAAGAAGATAAAATACTCCTGTTCTTTGGGTTCATCCGTCAATACAAAGGGCTGGACCTGTTGCTGGAAGCAATGAAGCTCCTTAAAGACAAAACCGGGAAGTCAGGCCCACTCAAATTACTCGTAGCCGGTGAATTTTACGAAGATGAAAAACCTTATCGCGAACAGATACAACAACTGGGCATTGACAATATGCTCATCCTGCGTACCGATTTCATCCCGGATAGTGAAGTAAAATATTATCTGTGCGCAGCCGATTGTGTGGTGCAGCCTTATCGCAATGCCACGCAGAGCGGCGTTACGCCGCTGGCGTATCATTTTGAAAAGCCCATGATCGTTACCAATGTAGGCGCCTTGCCCGCCCTGGTGCCGCATGAGCAGGTGGGCCTGGTATGTGAGCCGGAACCTGCCTCACTGGCAGCCGCTATAGAACGTTATTTTGAATGGGGCGAACAACATTTTATACCGCAGTTGCGGCAGGAAAAAGAAAAGTATTCCTGGCACAACCTGTTAGCCACAATCCTGGAATTATCTGAGCAAAAAACAACCTAATTTCGCATACTATGTACCGGAGTAAAGCACCTTTAAGGATCGGATTAGCTGGCGGCGGCACAGATGTAAGCCCTTACTGCGATCTCTATGGCGGGGCCATCTTAAATGCTACAATATCCCTGTATGCGTATGCCAATATTGAGCCGCTCAATGAGAATACGATCATCCTGCAAACGATGGACAGGCAGGAAGAACAACGTTTTGAGCTTGCCCCTCAACTTCCGCTGGATGGTAAGCTGGACCTCTTAAAGGGCGTATACAACCGGCTGCAGCAGCAATATGCTTTTCCGCTTACCGGCTTCAGGCTCTCTACTTTTGTAGATGCACCCGCAGGATCGGGACTGGGCACCTCCTCTACCCTCGTAGTAGCCATCCTTGGCGCCTTTGCCGAAATGCTGCGGCTGCCATTGGGAGAATATGATGTGGCTCACCTGGCATATGAAATTGAACGCAAAGACCTCAATATGGCCGGCGGCCGGCAGGACCAATATGCCTGTACTTTTGGCGGCGTAAACTACATGGAGTTCTATGCCGATGATAAGGTGATCGTAAATCCGCTGCGTATCAAACAACAATACCTGTTTGAACTGGAGAATAACCTGGTGCTGTATTATACTTCCACCAGCCGTGAATCGGCAAAGATCATTGAAAAACAGAGCCAGAACGTAGTGAATAAACAGGAGAAGTCCATTGAGGCCATGCACCAGCTCAAATACCAGGCCCAGCTTATGAAAGAGGCCCTCTTAAAAGGAAGGGTGCATGAGATCGGAGAGATCCTTGACTTTGGTTTTCGCCAGAAGAAACAAATGGCCGAAGGCATTTCCAATACCCAGATTGATGACATCTATGAATCGGCCATCAAAGCAGGCGCCACAGGTGGCAAGATCTCCGGGGCCGGCGGCGGCGGCTTCATGACCTTTTACTGCCCCGGCAATACGAAATATACAGTTATTGAAACCCTGGCAAAGTTTGGAGGAGTAGTAAAACATTACCAGTTCACCAACCATGGCATGACCTCCTGGACTATTTAATAATAATAGCTTACTATTACGTTATGCAAGACAAAATAAAAAAGATCGTCAGCGAATCCATAGCCGTCAAAACCAGTGTACTGCAGGATGCCACCATCCTGAAGACAACAGAAGCCATAGTGGCTGCGATGGTAGCCGCCCTCAAAAACGGCAATCATATCTATTTCTGTGGCAATGGAGGCAGCGCCGCCGATGCACAGCACCTCGCGGCAGAATTCTCCGGCCGTTTTTATAAAGACCGGGAAGCATTGCCTGCAGAGGCCCTGCATTGCAATACCTCCTATTTAACAGCCGTGGCCAATGATTACAGCTATGATGTGATCTTTGCCCGCCTCATTAAAGGCATCGGTAAAAAAGGCGATTTCCTGGTGGGCCTTTCCACTTCCGGTAATTCCACCAACATCATGAAAGCATTTGAAGTAGCCCGGGAAAAGGGGATCATCACGGTGGGCTTTACCGGTGAAACCGGTGGCAAGATGAAAGACCTGAGCGATTACCTCCTCAATGTGCCTTCCAAAAATACGCCCCGTATCCAGGAGAGCCATATTATGCTGGGACATATCATTTGTGAACTGGTAGAAGAACAGTATTTCGGATAAAAGCTTATTGTTGCAGGCTTATGGCTGATCTCATCAAAGAATGCATTATCCTGGCCGGAGGGCTGGGTACCAGGCTGCGAAGCGCTGTGCCCGATCTGCCCAAATGCATGGCCCCTGTAGCAGGCAGGCCCTTTCTCTCTTATGTGATTGATTATTTCCATCAACAGGGTATTGAACGGTTCATCTTTTCGCTGGGGTACATGCACGAAGCAATAGAAACATTCCTGCATACACAGTACCCGGACCTTAACGTTGCCTGTACAATTGAAGAGGAACCACTGGGCACCGGCGGCGCCATTAAACTGGCCTGCAGTAAGGCACTGCAACGGGATGTATTGGTGCTGAACGGCGATACCATTTTCACCATACAGCTTGAGCAGTTGTCTGCTTTTCACTATAGCCATGCTGCCGATTGCACGCTTTCCCTGAAACCGATGCAGCAGTTTGACCGGTATGGCGTAGTAGAGCTGGCCACCGATCAGCACATCAGTAGCTTCCGGGAAAAGCAGTATTATGATGCCGGCTACATCAACGGAGGCGTATATGCCCTGCAGGTACCTTCCTTTTTGCAGGAAGGCCTGCCCGCAAAATTCTCCTTTGAAAAAGATTACCTGGAAAAGCTGTACGCCCAACGGAAAATATATGGCGTAGTACAGGATGAATATTTCATTGACATTGGCATACCTGCCGATTATGAAAAAGCAAACCGGGAATTTAAAGAACTGAAGTTCTGACAATGAATACAACAGTCATTGATCCGGAATTTCCGGCTCAGCATTCCCGATGCGCAACGTTGAACCATACAAACATGCTCGATCTCACACAAATAGACAAAAGCTGGACCCTCTTCCTCGACCGTGATGGCGTTATCAATCATGAAAAGTACCAGGATTACGTGTACAACTATGAGGAATTTATTTTTTATGAGGGGGTGCCGGAAGCCCTGAAAACGCTGGCCAGCCGTTTTGGCCGTATTGTTATCACCACCAACCAGCGGGGCATTGGCAAAGGGTTGATGACCGAAACCGACCTGCACCAGATACATGCCCGCATGCTGCAGGATATAGCAGCAACCGGCGGGCGCATTGACAAGATCTATTACTGCACCTCGCTGGATAATGACCATCCCAACCGGAAACCCAATCCCGGTATGGCCTGGGAAGCTATAAAAGACTTCCCGGAGATTAACCTGCAAAAATCCCTCATTGTTGGCAACAATATCAGCGACATGGAATTTGGCCGCAATGCCGGCATGCATACCGTATTTGTAAAAACCACCCACCCACAGCAGCCTTTACCCAACCCGGCGATTGATTTAGCCGTCAATGGTTTACCGGAATTTGCAAAAGCTTTGCAATTGACATAAAATTTTAACCAGGCTTTTGCGTTCCTTGAAGGGCACTGTTATACCTTTGCCCCTTTACCTATCACGTTGATTGTACTTATATTATGAATAACCGGATAATAAAATACTTATCTGCCGGCCTGCTTTTACTCGCTACCTTCACTGGTAGCAACCACCTGCAGGCACAAAAGATAGCGGCTGCCGACAAGGCTGTTTTGCAAAAAAAGGAAGACTCTTTACAACTATTTTCGGCCCGCATGGTATTCGACTCCATTACGGCCAACAGGTTCCGGGCCGACAGCTTATTTGTAAAAAGCTTTGTAAGGGCCCTGCTGGTAAAGAACTCCTTCTACTACCCTTTTGATTCATTGAACATCTCCAAACTGTATGCGCCTGACAGCAGTTTCCGCATTTTCACCTGGCAGATGAAGAAAGATGAATATATATACCACCAGAAAGGCGCTATACAGATGCAAACAAAGGATGGCTCCCTGAAATTATTCCCCTTGTTTGATGTGTCTATGTTCACCAGGAACCCGATGGACTCCGTGCGCACCCGCCTGAACTGGATTGGCGCCATTTACTACCGCATCATTCAGAAAGAGCACAATGGTAAAAAGTACTATACGTTGTTTGGCTTTGATGATTTCAGTGTCAACAGCAACAAAAAATGGATGGAAGTATTATCCTTTAATGAAAAGGGCGAGCCGGTCTTTGGGGGTCCCTTCTTCTCTTATAAGGATGATTCCGTCAAAAAACCGGTACAGCCAAGATTTAGTATTCAATACAAGAAAGAGGCAAGGACCTTCCTGAATTATGATCCGGAATTAGACGTCATACTCGTAGATCACCTCATCTCAGAAAGTGATGAACCGGAAAAGAAATGGACCTATATACCCGATGGCGATTATGAAGCCTTCAAATGGCAGAACGGTCAGTGGGTGCACGTCAACAAACTCTTCAACCAGATGAGGAAGGACGGCGATTTCCCGAAAGAAGCATTGATCTATGATGATGCCGGCAATGCCAATGAGCGCCAGTTGGAAGAAGCTTCCCAACGCAACCTGGAGAAAGCAAAGAAACAACCGGCGCCACCGAAGAAGAAAGGCAATTAGGTTACGGGTTTCGTGTTTAGTGTTCCGGGTTGCTACCGCAAATCGGGCAGACAGACAATTTCGTTACAACCTGATTTGGTAAAAAGCCGCAAACAGCAACTCTATCTTTTGTCAACAGCTTACACCTAAAGAACCCGAAACCCAAAACTCCAAACCCGAAACGCTTACTGCCCAAGTAATTTATTCTTAGCCTTGTTGTATTCTTCTTCAGTGAGTATCCCCTGCTGCTTAAGCTGGAACAGCTTTTCCAGTTCAGAAGCTATATTATGAGTGGGAGCGCCCACGGCTGCACTGGTAGCAGTGGTAGTGGTAGAAGCCCATCCCATGGCTGCCGCCATTTGTTTGGCCTGGCTGGTCAGTTGCAGGTTCTTGTATTCTGACTGGGCCAGTGTGATCGTATCTTTCAGCCGTTTGGGACTATGCACATTGTAGTAATCGGTGGCGCCTATTTCTGCAGCGGTCTGTATCTCCACATGACCGTAGTTAAAAATGCGCCCCCATATCGTCTGATCGTAGGATACATTATTGATCTTTTCCAGGGGGCTCTCCTTGGCATAGTGGTTCAGCAATCCTGTTTCATCAATCACCCGGTAATTGGTAACCACCCAGATATCCACTTTCCAGCTCCACCAGGCAAACAGGCAATACAAGGCGCCTGCCAGGGCAGCAATCCATCCCCAATACTGTACAAAGCCGATTAAAACAGACGCAGCAATACCTGTTACCAGCAGCAGTACCGGCACGATCAGTTGCAGCCAGCTTCTGTGGGTAACCAATAATATAGTTTCATCTTTCTGAAGGGGTGTCCGCATGGGAAATATTTAGATAATAAATGTAATACTTTCTATTATGTCAGGCTGAGCCCGTCGAAGCCTCTTTACAACTTTTAACCTTTTTACCTCGTTGCCTCTACACTTACCGGTAACAAGCCTGCCTCGCCAGCCATTCTTTTATCAATTTATTCCACTTATCCTGTATAGCATGGTTCATGCCATGACGGGTTTCTGTATCATACTGCTTTTGCAGGGCACTCATCTCCTGTTGCTTCTGAGCAGCGATCAGTTCCAGCGTTTCAAGGTAATTACTCTTTGTAAGCTTTTGCTGCCGCATGGTATCGGCCAGCTCACAGGCTTTAATAGCGGTAATATCAAAATGCCCCTGCTCATGCATGAGCACCTGCGCATTGTCGTGGTATTTTTTAAGGTACCAGGACTTCCTTTTATCAAAATAGGGCGTGATCAACACATGCACCCTGATCAGTCCGTTATCGAAATCCGTGGAATATCTTACTGCGATAGCGTCGGCCGTGCTGGCCGCTGCGCGGGAAAGTTCATCGGGCGTTGCCCTGAAATCATAGGGTGTTAAAAGCCGGGCCGGTGAATAACCCAGGAGGTTGGTGTCTTTGGGAGTAGGCTCAATCGTTACCGTGAGCGTAACCGGCGCATCGGATGAATAGATCAACTTATTCTTCCCCCACCAGTTGTCAAATTCCAGCAGGCTGTTCCGGAGGTTCTGGCGCACCAGGTCTTCTATATGCCTGAAAATATCGCCCATCGTTTGCACTTCTCCCCGACCTCTGTATTCAGTAATCTTTGTGCCTTTTACAAAGAAAGCAACGGTCGTAACCGCTTCTATTTTTGTTCTCAGGCCGCTGGCCAACTCCTGTATGTGCAGTTCAGTAATATGCAGTTCTACCGCAGTGGAGGTGGTATCCTGGCCAAAACTCTTGCGAATGAGCCCGCTGATGGCAGTGGCGGTTCCCTGTTCAAAACTAATAGCCGTATTCTTCTTCCCGAATACGCCTGTCCTGAGCTCACCGATCGTAGCCGTATCGGCCCGGTCGTCTGTAACGGTAACAACATGGTAATGCTGTAACCGCTGGCCGGGGTCTTCCTCCCTGAACCGGATATAGCGGGTATTCTGTTGGGCTAACAGTAAATGAGTTGATGACAACAATATCACCAACAGCCATAGCTTTCGATACATACTGCAGCAATATAAGAAAGAAGGGGCATTTCATCAATCGTCCAGCTTCAGTACGGCCAGGAAAGCTTCCTGGGGTACTTCCACGTTACCGATCTGGCGCATGCGCTTCTTACCTTCCTTCTGCTTTTCCAGCAGTTTACGCTTACGGCTGATATCACCGCCATAACACTTGGCGGTAACGTCCTTACGCATAGCGGAGATGGTTTCCCGCGCCAGTACTTTAGCGCCAACGGCCGCCTGGATGGCAATCTGGAATTGCTGACGTGGTAAAAGCTCCTTTAGCTTCTCGCAGAGCCTGCGGCCAAATTCCTGCGAACGGCCACGGTGGATCAGGGCGCTGAGGGCATCCACTTTGTCATTGTTGAGCAGGATATCCATTTTTACGATATCACTTTCGCGGTAACCAATGGGATGGTAGTCGAAAGAAGCATAGCCACGGGTTTGGCTCTTCAGCTTATCATAGAAGTCGAATACGATCTCTGTAAGTGGCATTTCAAACTGCAGTTCTACCCGTGTAGTGGTCAGGTAGCTCTGGTTGAGCAGTATACCCCGCTTGCCAAGGCAAAGGGTCATGATATTACCAATATACTCTGGCTTGGTAATGATCTGAGCCTTGATGAAAGGCTCTTCAATCCGGTCTGTTTTTACCGGATCGGGAAACTCAGTAGGGTTGTTCACGATCACCTTCTCTCCTTTTGTGGTGTAGGCGATAAAGCTTACGTTGGGAACAGTGGTGATCACCGTTTGGTCAAACTCCCTTTCCAGTCGCTCCTGGATGATCTCCATGTGCAGCATGCCGAGGAATCCGCAACGGAAACCAAAGCCAAGGGCCTGGGAAGTTTCCAGTTCATAGGTAAGAGAAGCGTCATTTAACTGCAGTTTATCCATGCAATCACGCAATTCCTCAAACTCATCTGTATTGACGGGGAAGATGCCCGCGAATACCATGGGTTTCACTTCCTGGAAACCTTTAATGATCTCCTGGGTGGGATTGGCGGAAAGCGTAATGGTGTCCCCTACTTTTACCTCTTTGGCATTCTTGATACCGGTAATGATGTATCCTACATCGCCGCAGGTAACTTCTTTTTTCTCCGTCATCTTCAGCTTCAGGATACCCACTTCATCTGCTTCATACTCCTGTCCGGTAGACACGAATTTTACCTTATCACCTTTCCGGATAGAACCATTGACAATACGGTAGTACACAATGATACCCCGGAAACTATTGAATACGCTGTCAAAGATCAGGGCCTGCAGGGGATCGTCGGGCTTGCCTTTGGGGGCAGGGATACGTTCTACAATGGCCTCTAAAATGCCATCCACACCTATACCGGTACGGCCACTGGCCAGCAGGATGTCTTCCGGTTTGCAGCCAATCAATTCAATGATCTGGTCCTGCACCTCTTCGATCATGGCCCCGTCCATATCAATTTTATTGATAACGGGTATGATTTCCAGGTCATTATCTATAGCCAGGTACAGGTTGCTGATCGTTTGCGCCTGGATACCCTGGGTAGCATCTACCAGCAGCAGGGCGCCTTCGCAGGCGGCCAGGGCGCGGCTCACTTCATAGCTGAAGTCAACGTGGCCGGGTGTATCAATCAGGTTCAGGATGTACTCCTGACCGTCTTTATGCTTGTAATTGATCTGGATTGCGTGGCTCTTGATGGTAATACCCTTCTCCCTTTCCAGGTCCATATCATCCAGCACCTGGTCCATCATTTCCCGCTCACTGATCGTGTTCGTGGTTTGTAACAGTCTGTCTGCCAGGGTACTCTTTCCGTGGTCAATATGGGCGATAATACAAAAATTGCGGATATTCTTCATGTACGTTGCTTCCTCTGTTTAGGAGGTGCAAAAGTAGTTGATTTTGGGGAGTCTAAGCATAAAAAAGTCTCCCACACCCGGTGCGGAAGACTGTCAATATCTTGTTGGGAGAGCTATTAATTCTTATCGTATACAAACGTGTTCTTCGTTTCACCGCGTGGTGAAACGGAAGTCACATCGAGGGAGAGCGCTTTACCGCCTTCCAGCAGCTTCCAGATCTCTGTTGTTTTTATTTCAAAAGTATTGCCGTCGCGCTCAAAATTGATCGTGGAATTAATCGTCAGCTCTTCTCCGCCGGCGCTCCAGGTGGAAGTGGATACTTTTTTGGAGTTGCCAAATACCGTGCTTTCTGTGGGCTTGCCATCAAACGTGACCTTTTCAGAAGTGGTTCTTGCTTCCCCATTGGGCGTATTGGAAGTACGCTCTATCACAAGGGCATCACCATCGGCGGTGACTTTGATCTTTTGGGCATTCATCCGGAAACGTCCTTCACTGAGCTTGCTTTTCTTCTCATTGAAAGTCCATTCCCCTTTAAAATCGGCATTAACGATAAGGCTGGCAGCACTGCCCATGATAGCAATGCCCACCAATAAAATGGCGGCGAATCGGGTCTTCATAAACCTGGTTTTGAGTGTGTTAAAAGGAAAGAAAGTTAGGATTTATCTTTTAATCTCCGCTGCATATAATTTTTATTAATTTGTACGTTAATAACCCTTTCGCAAACACTATTTTCCTGCAGACCACCTCCTGCTTATCCCATTAAGGGAAATCAATAACACCATTGGGAAACATTATCAAAACCTTGCCGGTATAACCTGTTTGTAGTCAACCTATGCCAGACAGGTATACGATTTGAAAAAAGAGATAGGTGTCAGGCTGAGCCTGTCGAAGCCCTTCGACAAGCTCAGGGTGACAATGCTGAATCCTGTACTTATGAACCCACTTGTACCCAACCGTAAACAGATCATTGTATCTACTGTAAGCGTGGCCTTTCCGGATTACTTCCTGAGAAGGCGCGTACTGATCACCCTGCTGTTATTGACAGCCTTCTACCTGCGCATCAACGCGCAGGCAGTATCAGAAGTCATCACCGATTATAATGGCTATTGGAAAAGCCGGCAGAACAGTATCAGCCCTGTAAAGCCCGATAACAGCCACAACATGCTGGCCTTTACCTTCAATGGCACCCGCTACTCCACCGGTGTGAACGATGCCCTGCTCACTTCCAGGGGCGA includes:
- a CDS encoding GHMP family kinase ATP-binding protein — its product is MYRSKAPLRIGLAGGGTDVSPYCDLYGGAILNATISLYAYANIEPLNENTIILQTMDRQEEQRFELAPQLPLDGKLDLLKGVYNRLQQQYAFPLTGFRLSTFVDAPAGSGLGTSSTLVVAILGAFAEMLRLPLGEYDVAHLAYEIERKDLNMAGGRQDQYACTFGGVNYMEFYADDKVIVNPLRIKQQYLFELENNLVLYYTSTSRESAKIIEKQSQNVVNKQEKSIEAMHQLKYQAQLMKEALLKGRVHEIGEILDFGFRQKKQMAEGISNTQIDDIYESAIKAGATGGKISGAGGGGFMTFYCPGNTKYTVIETLAKFGGVVKHYQFTNHGMTSWTI
- a CDS encoding D-sedoheptulose-7-phosphate isomerase is translated as MQDKIKKIVSESIAVKTSVLQDATILKTTEAIVAAMVAALKNGNHIYFCGNGGSAADAQHLAAEFSGRFYKDREALPAEALHCNTSYLTAVANDYSYDVIFARLIKGIGKKGDFLVGLSTSGNSTNIMKAFEVAREKGIITVGFTGETGGKMKDLSDYLLNVPSKNTPRIQESHIMLGHIICELVEEQYFG
- a CDS encoding glycosyltransferase, with the translated sequence MSQKKVIIIGPGHPLRGGLATFNQRLCKQFLDEGHSCCIYSFSLQYPSFFFPGTTQYSSEPAPPGLEIYSVINSIHPLNWMQVGNAIRRIKPDIILVRYWLPLMGPALGTILRRVKKNKHTRIIALTDNVIPHEKRPGDIPFTRYFLKSCDAFITMSEKVMQDLRQFEQSKPARLVNHPLYDSFGDAIPKETARRHLGIPQEDKILLFFGFIRQYKGLDLLLEAMKLLKDKTGKSGPLKLLVAGEFYEDEKPYREQIQQLGIDNMLILRTDFIPDSEVKYYLCAADCVVQPYRNATQSGVTPLAYHFEKPMIVTNVGALPALVPHEQVGLVCEPEPASLAAAIERYFEWGEQHFIPQLRQEKEKYSWHNLLATILELSEQKTT
- a CDS encoding glycosyltransferase family 2 protein, which gives rise to MKIPLTNNMDLSIVVPLLNEEESLPELCAWIERVVNEHHYTYEIILIDDGSTDNSWEVIETLCQGNPRIRGIRFQRNYGKSAALNEGFKAVQGNVVITMDADMQDSPDEIPGLYRLIADDGYDMISGWKKKRYDNTLTKNIPSRFFNWSTRRISKIPLHDFNCGLKSYKRKVVKCIEVYGEMHRYIPVLAKWAGFRKIGEKVVEHRKRKYGTTKFGWDRFVNGFLDLASIMFVSKYGKRPMHFFGLIGSIFFFIGFVMIVILVIGRITEPGTGLSNRPPFYISLTSMIIGIQLFMSGFLGELIARNAPGRNAYLIEKKIGIE
- a CDS encoding D-glycero-alpha-D-manno-heptose-1,7-bisphosphate 7-phosphatase; the protein is MLDLTQIDKSWTLFLDRDGVINHEKYQDYVYNYEEFIFYEGVPEALKTLASRFGRIVITTNQRGIGKGLMTETDLHQIHARMLQDIAATGGRIDKIYYCTSLDNDHPNRKPNPGMAWEAIKDFPEINLQKSLIVGNNISDMEFGRNAGMHTVFVKTTHPQQPLPNPAIDLAVNGLPEFAKALQLT
- a CDS encoding DUF4199 domain-containing protein, translating into METTSRKSATGPLFGLIAGVVMCGFIFILYKGGLQLYMSNTARAGYVAIIAIAVIAGLREKKRNGGYLSLSEGLKVIFMVFALGSLLQTVFTHILLSYVDVPFGEASKQLSIERYVAFMKSTGASESQVEDYIKNANDPKNDTFMATLLSYCIFCIGYFVVSLIIAAIIRKKRPPFENSFNQ
- a CDS encoding nucleotidyltransferase family protein; this encodes MADLIKECIILAGGLGTRLRSAVPDLPKCMAPVAGRPFLSYVIDYFHQQGIERFIFSLGYMHEAIETFLHTQYPDLNVACTIEEEPLGTGGAIKLACSKALQRDVLVLNGDTIFTIQLEQLSAFHYSHAADCTLSLKPMQQFDRYGVVELATDQHISSFREKQYYDAGYINGGVYALQVPSFLQEGLPAKFSFEKDYLEKLYAQRKIYGVVQDEYFIDIGIPADYEKANREFKELKF
- a CDS encoding dihydroorotase yields the protein MTLLIQQAYITDPSSPFHESRQDILIESGIIKDIQSRIDVKAGQVIAGEGLNVSPGWVDVFAQFADPGYEYKETLETGAAAAAAGGYTDVLVIPNTKPVIDNKIQAEYITQKSKSLPVNVYPIGAVSKGTEGKDLAEMYDMRASGAIAFSDGLHPIQSAGLLMKALQYVKAFDGVIIQIPDDKSVGANGLMHEGIISTQLGLPGKPMMAEELLVARDIKLARYTDSKLHFTGVTSPRSLEYIRRAKEAGLAVTCSVTPYHLFFTDADLQEYDTNLKVYPPLRTAHEVGKLKNAILDGTIDCIATHHMPHEYDSKVLEFEYAKYGMTGLETAYAVLKTAMPDVPERKWVELLSTNPRKIFGLEPVSLQKGARACITVYEPAGKTTVEEKGFLSRSKNSAFIGKTLNGKVRGVINGEKISVSR